The Pyrenophora tritici-repentis strain M4 chromosome 9, whole genome shotgun sequence sequence TTGGTACAGAAGGTGCATACAGTCGCCAAGCCAGTCCGCATCCGTCCGCAGCACCGTCAGTAGCACCATCTGCAATGCAAAGTCCACGGATCTCTGCCCTTAATCTTCCCAACAGTATTGACCGCGGCTCACCGTCCCCTTCTACACCCAATCTCGACTCTCCGTCGACACGCTCGCTATCCTCCCAAGACAACATACCTTCCTCATCACGGGGTCCTGCGCCAACATCGGCACCTCGAATCTCCGAGTCGGATCCTGTACTAAGAACGGCATCCACTGACACGGGAAACAGAAGCGAGTCGCTATCCCGCACGAGAAGCATACGCTCACTTAAGGAGCGAGCATCAGAAAAGGCAACATCCATGGCGGAGGCTAATCCTCTACGGAGAAAGTCGAAAAAGACACATAATAGATGGTGGCGCATTAGTGATGACAAGATCAAAGAGAGTAAGACGTCGGAGGTTCTGAACATGCAGAAAGATGTTTATTTGCTGTTCTACGAGTTGGACAAGAGATAGATCAGAGCTGGGTATGGCTgcttcattctcgtacgcgAGACGGCCTAAAGTAGGCATTACTAGCTACCCACGCAAATAATAACAGTTCAACCATGAAACTTGCACAAGTTGGGATTAAGAAAGGAACAAGACTTCTCAATCACTAGAGAAGACTGGGCTTGTGTGTCCCGCCCAGCTAATGTATGCGTCCGTGGTGGCTTTTTCATCAATGATCTCATTGGCTGGTACCCCACAACGTGGCCTTCCTTATTGGTGTACACTACCAATCGTCCTTAGCGTAGCCTGCAATGCAACGTGATGGTAGTGCACTTAGTACTACTCTCGCAGCCGAATCTCACATTACCCCTCGTTTGCTATCTCTCTCCGACATAAAAGGTGATTGAAAGAACACACCCTCTTACTCATCCACGACTCATCCTTGAACACAACTATAAACGCCATGCCGAGCCTCGAGCCAGGAGAGACTACCTTCCTTCAGGCCGCGGCAAAGCAAGACTTCCCTGCACCACCAAGGATTCTCATCATTGGGGCCGGGAGCCGCGGTAATGCTTACGCTGAAGCGACACTGTCTTGCTCAAACGCCATGGTCGCAGGTGTTTGTGAGCCCAACGAATACAAGCGAACAGTGTTTGTAAACAAGTTCATCTGCCATGAAAGCGGTGAGAGCAAGAGAGGGCAGAGTTTCATGGGTTGGAATGAATGGAAAGAGTACGAGATACAAAGAAGGGAGCAGGAAAGAGCTGGTCATGCGGTGGAGAAGGGAGTGAACACGGTGTTTGTCTGTGTGCTTGATGAGATGCATGAAGAAGTTGTTTGTGGGATTGCAGATCTGGGGCTGCATATTTGTTGTGAGAAGCCGATGAGTACGAGGCTGGAGAGTTGTATGAGGATGTACAAGGCATTGAAGGATGCTAAGGGGGCGATCTTCGGCATCGGCCATGTGTTGCGGTACTCACCACATAACATGATGCTCAGACATCTACTGCTTGAGGAGAATGTTATTGGTGATGTCATGAGCATTGAACACGTTGAGCCGATAGGTTGGTGGCATTTTTCGCACAGCTACGTGAGGTATGTATGAATGCTCTGACTTTGCTAGCATGCTGATCAGTGTAGGGGCAACTGGAGACAGGAGTCCAAAACCGCGCCTTCGTTACTGACGAAATCTTGTCACGACATTGACTTCCTCATGTGGATGCTTTGTTCACCAGCCTCAAACGCAACGGATGCAACTCCTCATCTACCATCGTTTGTCACCTCGACAGGATCACTCAAGTTCTTCCGAAAGGAGAGGAAGCCAAAAGCTGCTGGATCTGCTACAAATTGTCTCTCTTGCAAATATGAGCCAGATTGCGACTACAGCGCTAAGAAGATCTACATTGAGAGACATGTCAAGACCGGCAACGTGAAATGGCCGGTCAATATTGTAAATCCCGAGATCGAAGACATGTACAAGACAGTTGGGAGGGATGAAGCGGCGAAGCAGCTACTTGTAAATCTTGCAGAAGACTACACGACTGAGACTCCTGTTGCCAAGGTCGAAGAACGGCCATGGTTCGGTCGATGTATCTGGGAGTCAAACAACGACGTTTGCGACGATCAGTGCGTAACGATCAGTTGGGATGATGATCCAACTGCGAACGACGAAGATGGACGGCCAATTCTGAGTGGCCGCGGCGCAAAGACTGCGCAATTCCACATGGTTGCCTTTACAGAGAAACAATGCGAGAGAAGAGGGCGCATCTACGGCACCACAGGTGAGATCGAGTACGACAGCACCAACATCAAGGTGCACAATTTCGGGACAGGGCAAACCAAAATCCACAGCCCCCATATGGCAGGCGGGCATCATGGCGGGGGGGACGAAGGACTCGCGCGGCAATTCCTCATGGCCGTCAACGCTGTGGAGTCTGGGGCCATGGCTGCGTCCGATGCCCAGCGCGCATACCTCGGATGCGACCTTGAAGAGGCATTTCGCAGCCATGCCATGGTTTTTGCGGCTGAAGACGCTCGAACGAAGCGCCAAGTGGTAGACTGGAAGAAGTGGTGGTCCGAGACGGTGGAGTCCCAATTACACCAGCGGTAACATGCGCAAGGGGTGCAAGTTCATGCTGAGCTCGGAAGTTCGGTGGCCGAAGTCTTGGGGCTATGGAGATGGGCGCGTAGAGCAGCGCATGACATGACATCAGATGAGGCTCTCGGAAAGGGCATCAAGGCGAAATGAAAAATGTACAGCCTCGCGCCAATCCGCACCCAGCGCTCACTGAAGCAGTCCTGGCTCCATGAAGGTTTGATCGCTAAAGGCCCGCTTTCAGGCAATTAACGGCCATTATGAAGCCGGTTTGGGCTATAATTGGCACAGTAATCAAACCTAATAGTTCCCGTTGGGGTGCATGCGGGCGCTTAACAGACCAAGGCTGGAAGTGGCGCGTGAGGCTCAAGGAAGACCAGCTGGTAGTAGTATCGGTATTGGTATAGTGGGATCAGGGCTGGTAATTTCTCCACGATAGCGTTTCCGTGTGCAACGTGTAGGAGCATAAGCGCTTGGATTGGCAGACGGAGTGGAGCCATTGAGAGGATGCGGTTCGTGCTACGTTGAACAACAAGGACGCTGGCGCTGTCTCTCGGAAGGGCAAAGGTCCTGCTTGGGAGGCCAGGCCACAAGACGTCTGGGGCTGTGCATGTGTATGAAGAGACGACGCATGGCATTACAAAGGACAGCGCACCAGGTGGGCGAGGCCTGAGACCCGGAGGCCCAGCTGCTTGACAACAACGCGTTCAACGCGTCCGTGTATGAGCGTCGGGCCAGGACGTGTTATAGTCGTGAATACAGTCTCTCCGCCCATTGTGAGTCACTCTCCTGTGCATGCTTGGTATGCGGGAAGACGCATGTCTTCGGCTAGAAACGAAACGTTGGACAGCTGTAGTCCAATCATCCCGCTTCGACCTTTGGATGACTCTTAACGGGCTGCACCTGCCCCACGTCGTGCGGGACGGGGAGCACGGACGAGCCAACTGGCGCTAAACCGTCCAACACCTCCGACCATGCTATTCGTTCTTTCGCGCTGCCAGCCTCAAACTGCCGCCATGAGCAAAAAACCCTCACCGAAAGTATTACAGCAGAGACTGCCGGTTTCACGTTatccaaccgccccatctGCAAGCGCTGTGCTGGCCCGCTTACCGCTTTGGGTCGTCTTCTACACCGACGACCATTGAGAAGCTACCAAACTATACCGCCATACTGCTTCCAGCACCCCACGCATCAAGAATAGAATAGCCAGAGTCGTTCACTAGCCACGTACTCGCCCAACTCGAGCGGCAGGCACGCTATGTTTCAGACGCCTTGTGAGGCTCGCATGTCATCGATGGGTCTGTTGTGATACTGCCGCCAGACCGCCAGAATGTCTCTCTCCCGGCCCATGTCTTCGGGCCCCTTGGATGGATCGTGTTTCATGTGTTTTAGCGCGAGGTGGGCGTTGGTTCTCGTGTGTCTACGCGGGGAACTGGGAGGATAAGAAGTCTGTCTGTGCCGCATACACCAGTCCCATTCAACTTGCAAAGTATTTCCATCAAGAGCACTGCCTCCCAACGAGTCAACTCTGTCTCGCCCTCTTTCTTTTTTACCTCTCTGCACTATTCTTGTCTTAGACAATTGGAGCTGGACTCTTGCATTAATTGTTATTCGATAATTTCTTCCCGTCGTTATTCTCAGTCACTAAAGCGTACGTCATTTGTTCGCACACCAATCCACACACACATATACTGATAAGTCTAGTCTGGTAGCTTCCACATACTCAAAATGTACAGCCGTCAAACAACACCGCCGACTGCTCCTTACAACTACATCCCGGGGAGTGTAGGTTCAGATATCACATACTACTCGCAAGCCTCATCACCAGAGCCTCAATTCTCTGGCCCCACTCCCCCAAGATCGCCAGTCCGCCAATATGGACCTATCCTTCTCCCCAAGGTCCGCATACAAGACCAAGTAGCCGAGCCCACAACTGGTCCAGTCAGACATCGCAGGACGACGTCTAGCTCCAGTGTCGGTTACGCCTACAGCCCTTACTCACGG is a genomic window containing:
- a CDS encoding GFO-IDH-MocA multi-domain protein is translated as MPSLEPGETTFLQAAAKQDFPAPPRILIIGAGSRGNAYAEATLSCSNAMVAGVCEPNEYKRTVFVNKFICHESGESKRGQSFMGWNEWKEYEIQRREQERAGHAVEKGVNTVFVCVLDEMHEEVVCGIADLGLHICCEKPMSTRLESCMRMYKALKDAKGAIFGIGHVLRYSPHNMMLRHLLLEENVIGDVMSIEHVEPIGWWHFSHSYVRGNWRQESKTAPSLLTKSCHDIDFLMWMLCSPASNATDATPHLPSFVTSTGSLKFFRKERKPKAAGSATNCLSCKYEPDCDYSAKKIYIERHVKTGNVKWPVNIVNPEIEDMYKTVGRDEAAKQLLVNLAEDYTTETPVAKVEERPWFGRCIWESNNDVCDDQCVTISWDDDPTANDEDGRPILSGRGAKTAQFHMVAFTEKQCERRGRIYGTTGEIEYDSTNIKVHNFGTGQTKIHSPHMAGGHHGGGDEGLARQFLMAVNAVESGAMAASDAQRAYLGCDLEEAFRSHAMVFAAEDARTKRQVVDWKKWWSETVESQLHQR